In Desulfatirhabdium butyrativorans DSM 18734, a genomic segment contains:
- a CDS encoding zinc-dependent alcohol dehydrogenase, with translation MESEMIVIHAENAPMPGISKPGPHQRYRHPVISVEKRRLGALHADEIRVQMIYAGLCGTDVHLMESDPQTGYIRSSAPANIPETGRVIGHEGIGKVLAVGKNVRHLSEGAVVTFESIIVCHYCDVCRKGQFNQCRNAKLLGLEKDGIFGKVVDVPAMLAHDVTPIIQTDQDLQAIACVEPAGVAYVACRNTRVTGGDVVVIFGGGPIGVFAAMLCKTIFGASSVSIVEPVSFRRSFAAQWADHVYDVEAFFANMPECIDVVIEASGDLQNINRIFRNVNANGRIALLARSGTSLVLDAMDHMITNAISIIGSRGHLCGAFNDIISLYKQGRLPLHQVVTHILDGTDGFMRLVGAIDSVLYENCKVLIRFASANGRS, from the coding sequence ATGGAATCGGAAATGATCGTTATCCACGCTGAAAATGCGCCAATGCCTGGAATTTCCAAGCCCGGTCCCCATCAGAGGTATCGACATCCGGTTATTTCCGTCGAAAAGAGGCGATTGGGCGCTCTGCATGCAGACGAAATTCGCGTGCAGATGATCTATGCCGGTTTATGCGGTACAGATGTCCATTTAATGGAGAGTGATCCCCAGACCGGGTATATTCGCAGCTCAGCACCGGCGAATATTCCGGAAACCGGCCGTGTCATCGGCCATGAAGGTATTGGCAAGGTGCTTGCCGTCGGCAAAAACGTCCGGCACTTGTCGGAAGGCGCTGTGGTGACATTTGAATCCATTATCGTATGCCATTACTGCGATGTCTGTCGAAAGGGGCAGTTCAACCAATGCCGAAACGCCAAATTGCTCGGGTTGGAAAAGGACGGCATTTTTGGAAAGGTTGTTGATGTTCCCGCCATGCTTGCCCATGATGTCACACCGATTATCCAGACCGACCAGGACCTTCAGGCCATTGCCTGTGTGGAGCCTGCTGGTGTGGCCTACGTCGCTTGCCGGAATACGCGGGTAACCGGTGGAGATGTCGTGGTGATTTTCGGCGGGGGGCCCATCGGTGTATTCGCGGCCATGCTGTGTAAAACCATTTTTGGTGCGTCATCGGTTTCTATCGTGGAGCCGGTGTCTTTTCGACGCAGTTTCGCCGCACAATGGGCCGATCATGTCTACGATGTGGAGGCGTTTTTCGCCAATATGCCGGAGTGCATCGACGTCGTCATCGAGGCGTCGGGGGACCTGCAGAATATCAATAGAATTTTTCGGAATGTGAACGCCAACGGCAGGATTGCGCTTCTTGCCAGAAGCGGCACATCCCTGGTTCTCGATGCGATGGACCACATGATCACAAACGCCATTTCAATTATCGGCTCCAGAGGTCATCTTTGCGGTGCCTTCAACGACATTATCAGCCTGTACAAACAGGGCCGGTTGCCGCTTCATCAGGTTGTTACCCATATCCTGGACGGTACCGATGGGTTCATGCGTCTTGTTGGCGCAATCGACAGCGTGTTGTATGAAAACTGCAAGGTTCTGATCCGGTTTGCTTCCGCCAACGGCCGGTCATGA
- a CDS encoding molybdopterin-containing oxidoreductase family protein, with protein MAEQQERFHSVCRVCHGGCSVLLVVRDGKLVRVKPDAGSPFNRSQMCIKGLATPEIMYHPDRLRMPLKRVGDRGSSKWREIGWDKALDEIAGRIDSIRTRSGPESIAINQGTGRHHFMHVIRFANSLGTPNWFEPGLANCLLPRITVSHLTYGGFVTADYYGTVQPKTILFWGHNPVITGPDGELGFPAKEALRKGSFGIAIDPRRSETAKRCHIWLPIHPGTDAALALAMIHVIIEENLYDHDFVAQWTIGFNRLKNHVPSFTPQWAEGVTGIPAQDIVEVARRYATEKPSVIEWGVAIEQTPNSLQTVRSIALLRGLTGNIDCPGSDILGMNILRPYPVLRHCLNGDMAKKRIGGKDFKLLGGFRSLIPSAHIMGVFHAMLTGDPYPVRALMVFGSNPLVSVANPRMVYQALKQLELLVVTDLFMTPVAAMADYVLPAAFWPEVNQLVEMPYVAENAVLAQQRVLQVPECRQDEEIMIELARRLNLPGCDDRLEDILNDRLKPLGVSFRELKERKMIFPPHRYFKYRDNGFSTPSKKIELYCKALERMGYDPLPGYRPPPESPIGRPDLVGQYPLILTTGSRRAAFFHSEHRQIRSLRGKSFNPTAEIHSTIANDHGIANGDWIEVCSPRGSIRMQAVVTEDIMPGVVNIDHGWWYPEKGGPDFGVWESNANLLTSDAPPYDPAFGTYQLRALLCNIRKMKDV; from the coding sequence TTGGCTGAACAGCAGGAACGATTTCACAGCGTATGCCGTGTTTGTCACGGTGGTTGCAGCGTGTTGCTGGTCGTACGAGATGGAAAACTCGTTCGGGTGAAACCGGATGCGGGTTCCCCGTTTAATCGGAGTCAGATGTGCATCAAGGGGTTGGCTACGCCGGAGATCATGTACCACCCGGACCGGTTGCGAATGCCGTTAAAGCGCGTGGGCGATCGTGGAAGCAGCAAGTGGCGTGAAATTGGTTGGGATAAGGCCCTGGATGAAATCGCAGGCAGGATCGATTCGATCCGTACGCGAAGCGGCCCTGAATCGATTGCCATCAATCAGGGCACGGGCCGGCATCACTTCATGCATGTCATTCGCTTTGCGAATTCACTCGGAACGCCCAACTGGTTTGAACCGGGCTTGGCCAATTGTCTTCTTCCGAGGATAACGGTCAGCCATCTGACGTATGGCGGATTTGTCACCGCAGATTATTACGGAACGGTGCAGCCCAAAACCATTCTCTTTTGGGGCCACAACCCGGTCATTACCGGGCCGGATGGGGAGTTGGGTTTTCCGGCCAAAGAAGCGCTTCGCAAAGGCAGCTTTGGTATTGCAATTGATCCCCGCAGGTCCGAGACGGCCAAACGGTGTCACATCTGGCTGCCCATCCATCCTGGCACCGATGCCGCCCTGGCGTTGGCCATGATCCATGTCATCATCGAGGAAAATCTGTATGATCATGACTTTGTAGCTCAATGGACGATCGGATTCAATCGGTTGAAAAACCATGTTCCATCTTTTACGCCCCAGTGGGCAGAAGGTGTTACAGGCATTCCGGCACAAGACATTGTCGAAGTTGCCAGGCGCTATGCGACAGAAAAACCATCTGTCATCGAGTGGGGCGTTGCCATCGAACAAACCCCCAATTCCCTCCAGACCGTCCGCTCGATAGCCTTGTTGCGCGGGCTGACAGGAAATATCGATTGCCCCGGAAGCGATATTCTCGGGATGAACATTTTGCGTCCGTATCCGGTGTTGCGACACTGCCTGAACGGCGATATGGCCAAAAAACGTATTGGCGGCAAGGACTTTAAGCTGCTTGGCGGATTTCGTTCCCTCATTCCTTCCGCGCACATTATGGGTGTATTTCATGCCATGTTGACGGGTGATCCCTATCCGGTGCGAGCGCTGATGGTTTTTGGCAGCAACCCGCTGGTGAGCGTGGCCAATCCCCGCATGGTATATCAGGCATTGAAACAGCTTGAACTGCTTGTGGTGACAGACCTGTTCATGACACCGGTTGCAGCGATGGCCGATTATGTGCTGCCTGCTGCTTTTTGGCCGGAAGTCAATCAACTTGTCGAAATGCCCTATGTTGCGGAAAATGCGGTTCTTGCTCAACAACGGGTGCTTCAGGTGCCGGAATGTCGTCAGGATGAAGAAATCATGATTGAACTGGCCCGCCGGTTGAATTTGCCCGGTTGCGATGACAGGCTCGAAGACATCCTGAACGATCGTCTCAAACCGCTCGGCGTCAGCTTTCGTGAACTGAAAGAACGGAAAATGATATTCCCGCCCCATCGATATTTTAAATATCGGGATAACGGGTTTTCCACCCCTTCGAAAAAAATCGAGCTCTATTGCAAAGCGCTTGAACGTATGGGATATGATCCTCTTCCGGGCTATCGTCCGCCGCCGGAGAGCCCGATCGGAAGGCCTGATCTTGTCGGTCAATATCCATTGATTCTGACTACCGGAAGTCGTCGTGCAGCATTTTTTCATAGTGAACATCGGCAAATCCGATCTCTTCGAGGAAAATCGTTTAATCCAACAGCGGAAATCCATTCAACGATAGCCAATGATCATGGCATTGCCAATGGCGATTGGATCGAGGTTTGCTCGCCGAGAGGAAGTATCCGGATGCAGGCTGTGGTTACAGAAGATATCATGCCGGGCGTGGTGAACATCGATCATGGCTGGTGGTATCCGGAAAAAGGAGGGCCGGATTTCGGGGTATGGGAATCCAATGCCAATCTGCTTACATCAGATGCTCCCCCTTATGATCCTGCCTTCGGCACGTATCAGTTGCGAGCGCTCTTGTGCAATATCCGGAAGATGAAAGATGTTTGA
- a CDS encoding SLBB domain-containing protein — translation MRKILILSIVGMFLAIALAAAAGNKKAMPQGNPAEDFYLSNYILGPGDKLEIRVYRNDDLDFTQQIDSSGMISYPLLGDLHVAGLTPNELKKKLTIGLSKFLKDPQVMVNLTAYQSNIITVIGNVNSPGVISIDHQPKLLEVISRSGGFTSDADKANVIVVRKKQTESSVMKLNLKKALEGDASQDIWLVKNDVVYVPSDMNKVVVLGEVSSPGSVELEKEINEAPMTLVEVITKAGGFASNADKSGVVLIRKSGADRVDTRKYDVRKFLENGNLDQNAPVGKGDIVFVPKLERKIVVMGEVTNPGVVEFDRNMHVVEVLSKCGGFTSNANKNSIMLIRKSKDTPQFMSLDIEKALEKGEGNQNALLEDGDMVYVPRDSKRVIVLGEVKTPGYYTFVTSLTLVDAIGKSGGLLDTADTEKIVLVRQGATQVLNVKSILRNGDIAQNIALQNGDLIYAPPSSIAQFETFLSHITKVFSSVTQIYAPVILWPQFVSGLKNESNSPTFSIPVGGSQ, via the coding sequence ATGAGGAAGATTCTGATTTTGTCGATCGTCGGCATGTTCTTGGCTATCGCCCTGGCAGCAGCGGCAGGCAACAAGAAAGCGATGCCGCAGGGCAATCCGGCTGAAGATTTCTATCTGTCCAATTACATTTTAGGTCCGGGAGACAAGCTGGAAATACGGGTTTACCGAAATGACGATCTCGATTTTACCCAGCAGATCGATTCGTCGGGCATGATCAGCTATCCCCTTTTAGGCGATCTGCATGTAGCCGGACTGACACCAAACGAACTGAAAAAGAAATTGACTATCGGGCTTTCGAAATTTCTGAAGGATCCGCAGGTCATGGTCAATCTCACCGCCTACCAGAGCAATATCATAACCGTCATCGGGAATGTCAATTCCCCTGGTGTGATCTCCATCGATCATCAGCCGAAACTGCTCGAAGTGATATCTCGTTCCGGCGGATTTACTTCGGATGCCGATAAGGCAAACGTGATCGTCGTGCGAAAAAAGCAAACCGAATCGAGCGTAATGAAGCTGAACCTGAAAAAGGCTCTGGAAGGCGACGCATCGCAGGATATTTGGTTGGTGAAGAATGACGTCGTCTATGTTCCATCGGACATGAACAAAGTGGTTGTTTTGGGAGAGGTGTCCAGTCCAGGTAGTGTGGAACTGGAAAAAGAGATTAATGAAGCCCCAATGACGTTGGTTGAGGTTATCACGAAAGCGGGAGGTTTTGCTTCGAATGCGGATAAGTCCGGTGTCGTTCTCATTCGGAAATCGGGCGCGGACCGGGTGGATACCCGGAAATACGATGTCAGAAAATTTCTGGAAAACGGCAACCTCGACCAGAATGCGCCAGTTGGCAAGGGAGACATTGTGTTTGTTCCGAAGTTGGAGAGAAAGATCGTCGTGATGGGTGAAGTAACCAATCCGGGGGTGGTTGAATTCGATCGGAACATGCATGTCGTTGAGGTGTTATCCAAATGCGGCGGTTTTACATCAAACGCCAACAAGAACAGCATCATGTTGATCCGGAAAAGCAAGGATACGCCTCAATTCATGTCCTTGGATATCGAAAAGGCATTGGAGAAGGGTGAGGGGAACCAAAATGCGCTGCTTGAAGATGGCGATATGGTGTATGTCCCCAGAGACAGCAAGCGGGTCATTGTGTTGGGTGAAGTCAAAACGCCCGGATATTATACTTTTGTCACCTCCCTGACGTTGGTGGATGCCATCGGAAAATCGGGTGGGCTACTGGATACTGCGGATACGGAAAAGATCGTCCTCGTAAGGCAGGGGGCGACACAGGTCCTGAACGTCAAAAGCATTCTGCGCAACGGTGATATCGCGCAGAATATTGCGCTGCAAAATGGCGATTTGATTTATGCCCCCCCGTCATCCATCGCTCAATTTGAAACTTTCCTGAGTCATATTACAAAAGTATTTTCGTCTGTAACGCAAATTTATGCGCCCGTCATCTTATGGCCCCAATTCGTTTCCGGGCTGAAAAACGAATCCAACTCACCGACCTTTTCCATACCAGTTGGAGGGTCTCAGTAA
- a CDS encoding GumC family protein: MELRKYWEVLWRRRRLFLMTMGGIVLLTLIWAFSVSPIYQATTKILVKMQDTASLINSTVPSALGKLEFTTYSNAVTTVIEMIKTHEALNNMIHDMGLTKRNGKPFSSVELLDSNLIHLTFNPIGVRIHQITNADIIEIDGFSQDPELAVRLSDQITAHALHVFNRLNREAIAAAIRALDVEIKRIEELIRDADDTIKRYKIDHDAVNLNEKIENYTSKLVTTEMSIISLSIEKKESHPDVKAALDQIAYLRKEMKGIPEKQTEISRLQRMQSALNDLYIALIGDLEKAKLMHSLSIANIAVVDRASIPDAMKKYYIYFPKKKVMLLLSMIIGSFLGVISVFMAEYLDDTVKNANELQVWTKRKVLAAIPWSDRPGHLGENGMLQAVNDMWLAILLEMKQQAKMDEPRVICFTSYGVNEGKSTVAAHLGFLLAKIGYKTLLVDFNFAHPSLPELLRNHNAAEPYEGNGTSSRVVSGDMKKDPFEISKTDINNLFALHPGSASPDQPLIMGNYRSILDAIGMAKEKFDKMVIDLSALNVCKYPSFIAGESDMTILVVEARKHRMEHILWALQDLQESGVQTGAVLNKYKSDAS; this comes from the coding sequence ATGGAATTGCGGAAGTATTGGGAAGTGTTGTGGAGGAGAAGACGGCTCTTTCTGATGACGATGGGGGGGATCGTTCTGTTGACGCTCATCTGGGCGTTTTCCGTATCCCCCATTTATCAGGCGACAACCAAAATCCTCGTCAAGATGCAGGATACCGCCAGCCTCATCAATTCAACGGTCCCTTCCGCGCTGGGCAAACTGGAATTCACGACATACAGCAATGCGGTGACAACCGTCATCGAAATGATTAAAACCCACGAAGCTTTGAACAACATGATTCATGATATGGGATTGACGAAAAGGAATGGAAAACCTTTTTCCAGCGTCGAATTGCTCGATTCGAATCTGATCCATTTAACGTTCAATCCGATCGGCGTCCGAATCCATCAAATCACGAATGCCGATATCATCGAGATAGACGGATTTTCACAAGATCCTGAACTTGCGGTCAGGTTATCGGATCAAATCACCGCACACGCGCTCCATGTTTTCAATCGACTGAATCGGGAGGCCATTGCTGCAGCGATTCGTGCCCTGGATGTGGAAATTAAAAGAATCGAGGAACTGATCCGGGATGCCGATGACACAATTAAACGTTATAAGATCGATCATGATGCGGTCAATTTGAACGAGAAGATCGAAAATTATACCAGCAAGCTTGTTACCACAGAGATGTCCATCATCAGTCTGTCTATCGAAAAAAAGGAAAGCCATCCGGATGTGAAAGCCGCGTTGGATCAGATTGCCTATCTCCGGAAGGAAATGAAAGGAATTCCAGAAAAACAAACGGAAATATCCAGATTGCAAAGAATGCAATCTGCATTGAACGATCTGTATATCGCCCTGATCGGGGATTTGGAAAAGGCAAAGCTGATGCACTCGCTGAGCATTGCCAACATTGCGGTCGTCGATCGGGCCAGTATTCCGGATGCCATGAAGAAATATTATATTTATTTTCCAAAGAAAAAAGTGATGCTTTTGCTCTCGATGATTATCGGAAGCTTTTTGGGAGTCATTAGTGTATTCATGGCGGAGTATCTGGATGATACGGTAAAGAATGCCAATGAACTGCAGGTATGGACGAAACGGAAAGTTCTTGCTGCCATCCCCTGGTCGGACAGGCCCGGACATCTGGGTGAGAATGGGATGCTTCAGGCTGTAAACGACATGTGGCTTGCGATCCTGCTCGAAATGAAACAGCAGGCGAAGATGGATGAGCCAAGAGTGATCTGTTTCACCAGTTATGGCGTCAATGAAGGGAAAAGCACAGTTGCCGCTCATCTTGGGTTTCTCCTTGCCAAAATCGGGTACAAGACGCTCCTGGTTGATTTTAATTTTGCTCATCCTTCCTTGCCTGAATTATTGCGCAACCACAACGCGGCAGAGCCATATGAAGGAAATGGTACATCATCCCGGGTTGTCTCCGGGGATATGAAGAAGGATCCTTTTGAGATCAGCAAAACGGATATCAATAACCTGTTTGCTCTGCATCCTGGTTCTGCAAGTCCTGACCAACCGTTGATCATGGGAAATTACCGATCCATTCTGGATGCGATTGGTATGGCAAAAGAGAAATTCGATAAAATGGTGATTGATCTGTCGGCTTTGAATGTCTGCAAGTATCCTTCCTTCATTGCTGGCGAAAGCGATATGACGATATTGGTTGTCGAAGCCCGGAAGCACCGGATGGAGCATATCCTGTGGGCTCTACAGGACTTGCAGGAATCCGGCGTGCAGACCGGGGCGGTCCTGAACAAGTATAAAAGTGATGCTTCCTGA
- a CDS encoding flippase, whose amino-acid sequence MQSRPLARITKNSIVGFVEKVVEIAAGLITVSILARYLDVEMFGLYTLIVTFAGMMLALCSVGLDRIMVRDIASDRINYLSYIQDVKGARLILAGISLAMILIMAVPMGIDSRLAVAALLVFSASETMSMYTNIYMSVFKAFEKMEYNTFITSIAKLLTISGLVIVVYHNLGFMGIFISIAAGTLAKAIMTTSLFQKKYSRNDIPISFAHSGKIVKDSLMIAASTFFAIASIRMGVFLLQAFGTLKDVAYFQAANVLLVQLQPAAYVIAMALYPAIASRKYEGDLLQKAATFIFIVSLPLMGLGFFYGDQLILLVYGWKYLEAVPAMKILILSVTVTFLAHLLEIALLVEYRQKLLTLAWGTAFFVNILLGMAVVPQYGLIGCATVMTISYVVLFCMLYCFVQKYTAFSISYRIFIKPVAGFLVMLLFLFSASNNQSQGVGEILIYMVASLILYGLMLFLLRVFPFPWKKRSVEI is encoded by the coding sequence ATGCAAAGCCGTCCGTTGGCACGAATTACCAAGAATTCAATCGTCGGATTTGTTGAGAAGGTGGTTGAAATAGCTGCAGGGCTCATTACGGTTTCGATTCTTGCTCGGTACCTGGATGTCGAGATGTTCGGATTGTATACGCTGATCGTGACTTTCGCAGGGATGATGCTTGCGCTTTGCAGTGTGGGCCTGGATCGTATCATGGTCAGAGATATTGCAAGCGACCGGATCAACTATCTTTCCTATATCCAGGATGTCAAAGGTGCAAGACTGATCCTGGCCGGAATCAGTCTTGCGATGATTCTGATCATGGCTGTTCCGATGGGAATCGACAGCAGGCTAGCCGTTGCTGCCCTGCTGGTATTTTCGGCGTCGGAAACCATGTCGATGTACACCAATATTTATATGTCGGTTTTCAAGGCGTTCGAAAAAATGGAGTACAATACGTTCATCACAAGCATAGCCAAGCTGCTGACAATTTCCGGGCTGGTTATTGTGGTGTATCATAATTTGGGATTCATGGGGATTTTTATATCTATCGCTGCTGGTACGCTGGCCAAGGCCATCATGACCACCTCTTTATTTCAGAAAAAATATAGCCGAAATGACATTCCGATATCTTTCGCTCATTCAGGCAAGATCGTCAAAGATTCCCTAATGATTGCTGCCTCCACGTTTTTTGCCATAGCCAGCATTCGGATGGGAGTATTCTTGTTGCAGGCTTTCGGGACACTGAAGGATGTGGCCTATTTTCAGGCTGCCAATGTTTTGCTTGTCCAGCTTCAACCCGCGGCCTATGTCATTGCCATGGCGCTTTATCCGGCCATCGCAAGCCGCAAATACGAAGGGGATTTGCTGCAAAAAGCCGCTACTTTCATCTTCATTGTCAGCCTGCCTTTGATGGGTTTGGGTTTTTTTTATGGCGACCAATTGATATTGCTGGTGTATGGCTGGAAATACTTGGAGGCCGTTCCAGCAATGAAAATTCTGATCCTTTCTGTAACCGTCACGTTTCTCGCGCATCTTCTGGAAATTGCTTTGTTGGTTGAATATCGGCAAAAGCTGCTGACGTTGGCCTGGGGAACGGCATTTTTTGTCAATATCCTGCTGGGTATGGCCGTTGTTCCGCAATACGGTCTGATAGGATGCGCAACGGTGATGACCATTTCGTATGTCGTTTTGTTTTGTATGCTTTATTGTTTTGTTCAAAAATATACCGCTTTTTCAATATCCTATCGAATATTTATCAAGCCCGTGGCTGGATTTCTTGTGATGCTATTGTTTCTGTTTAGCGCCTCCAATAACCAATCGCAAGGAGTTGGGGAAATACTCATCTATATGGTTGCTTCATTGATTTTATATGGATTGATGTTGTTCCTGTTACGGGTATTTCCGTTTCCCTGGAAAAAGCGTTCGGTTGAAATATAA